A stretch of Aerococcus christensenii DNA encodes these proteins:
- a CDS encoding TMEM164 family acyltransferase: MRKVISMFSYFIRTTTDAGGTIPAYILAVLAVWGVLYGCLTAVTDRKITWHLFLVLAFQVVLLMWYCLDIPLLLEEGLPFYHCRIVSLLILYAFYKKKEKLMTYTAWLGLFGALMAYAVNPKVLYVWPHLTYITFVGYHLNLMIIGLLLLRRHCQNLSLSYCFNQSVKINAVIYLVNLFLDTNYGYFKELPAPFPKNVPAWLVASVMAVLMGINIYSINRYCLRENGIKRIYLKSKAKADRVSEAKNR; the protein is encoded by the coding sequence ATGAGAAAGGTAATTTCAATGTTTTCATATTTTATTCGAACAACAACAGATGCTGGTGGGACAATTCCCGCTTATATTTTAGCCGTATTAGCCGTTTGGGGAGTCCTTTACGGGTGCTTAACTGCAGTTACCGATCGAAAAATTACTTGGCATTTGTTTTTAGTATTAGCTTTTCAAGTGGTTCTATTAATGTGGTATTGTTTAGATATTCCGCTTTTACTCGAAGAAGGATTACCTTTTTATCATTGTCGGATAGTTTCATTGTTAATTTTATATGCTTTTTACAAGAAAAAAGAAAAGTTGATGACTTACACCGCTTGGTTAGGACTCTTTGGGGCTTTGATGGCGTATGCTGTGAATCCTAAAGTTTTGTATGTTTGGCCGCATTTGACTTATATAACCTTTGTGGGTTACCATTTGAATTTAATGATTATTGGATTACTTTTACTTAGACGCCATTGTCAAAATTTGTCTTTAAGTTATTGTTTCAATCAGAGCGTGAAGATCAATGCGGTGATTTATTTGGTGAACTTATTTTTGGATACCAATTACGGTTATTTTAAGGAACTTCCAGCTCCTTTCCCCAAAAATGTGCCAGCTTGGTTAGTGGCAAGTGTTATGGCTGTTTTAATGGGAATCAATATTTATAGCATCAATCGTTATTGCCTGAGGGAAAATGGAATTAAGCGTATTTATTTAAAATCGAAGGCCAAGGCAGATCGTGTTTCGGAAGCAAAGAACAGGTAA
- the tgt gene encoding tRNA guanosine(34) transglycosylase Tgt, translating into MPALRYELIKKEKHTGARLGRVITPHGVIETPIFMPVGTLASVKSVSPEELKEMKAQIILSNTYHLWLRPGDDLIERAGGLHTFMNWDRPILTDSGGFQVFSLTDIRRLEEEGVHFRSHLDGSKLFLSPEKAIQIQNHLGSDIMMSLDECPPFDASYDYMKHSIERTTRWAERGLKAHQRPNDQALFGILQGGGYKDLRLQHAKEMVGLDFPGYSIGGLSVGESKEEMYKVLDYLTPIMPENKPRYLMGVGSPDALIEGSIRGVDMFDCVLATRIARNGTCMTSKGRLVVKNAAYKEDLRPIDEACQCYTCRNFTRAYVRHLLHCGETFGLRLTSIHNLHFLLQLMEQVRQAIREDCLLDFKEDFFERYGLNVDKPKNF; encoded by the coding sequence ATGCCGGCACTGAGATATGAATTAATAAAAAAAGAAAAACATACAGGAGCGAGACTAGGGAGGGTCATTACGCCACATGGAGTGATTGAAACCCCTATTTTTATGCCAGTAGGGACTTTAGCTTCTGTAAAGAGCGTGTCTCCAGAAGAATTAAAGGAGATGAAAGCTCAGATTATTTTGAGTAATACCTACCATCTGTGGTTACGTCCAGGAGACGATCTTATAGAAAGGGCAGGAGGCTTACATACTTTTATGAATTGGGATCGCCCGATTCTTACAGATTCAGGTGGATTTCAAGTCTTTTCTTTAACGGATATTAGGCGTTTGGAAGAAGAAGGTGTTCACTTTAGAAGCCATTTGGATGGCTCGAAGCTTTTCTTAAGTCCAGAGAAAGCGATTCAGATTCAAAATCACTTAGGTTCTGATATTATGATGAGTTTGGATGAATGCCCGCCTTTTGACGCTTCCTATGATTATATGAAACATAGTATTGAGCGGACAACACGATGGGCAGAGCGAGGATTAAAGGCGCATCAAAGGCCGAATGATCAAGCCTTATTTGGAATCTTGCAGGGTGGAGGTTATAAAGACCTTCGCCTCCAACATGCCAAAGAAATGGTTGGATTAGATTTTCCAGGCTATTCTATCGGAGGCTTATCTGTTGGGGAATCTAAAGAAGAAATGTATAAGGTCTTGGATTACCTTACCCCAATTATGCCAGAGAATAAGCCACGGTATTTAATGGGAGTAGGAAGTCCGGATGCCCTAATTGAAGGAAGTATTCGTGGCGTGGATATGTTTGACTGCGTATTGGCTACTCGGATTGCTCGAAATGGAACATGTATGACCTCTAAGGGAAGATTAGTGGTAAAAAATGCTGCTTACAAAGAAGATTTACGACCAATTGACGAAGCGTGTCAGTGCTATACCTGTCGAAACTTTACAAGAGCTTATGTGCGGCATTTGTTACATTGCGGAGAAACATTTGGTCTGCGGCTAACCTCTATTCATAATTTACATTTCTTGCTTCAGTTAATGGAACAAGTTCGTCAGGCTATTCGAGAGGATTGTTTGTTAGACTTTAAAGAAGACTTCTTTGAACGTTATGGGTTAAATGTTGATAAACCTAAGAATTTTTAG
- the yajC gene encoding preprotein translocase subunit YajC, protein MGMLIYIVAIVGMMYFFMIRPARKQQQQRQELMNSVAVGDKVVMISGLHGVVHAIDASLVTINCEGIFLEFERTSIARVLKDTAAEDSQACPEEEEAKGEEVETSEQESED, encoded by the coding sequence ATGGGAATGCTTATATATATTGTGGCGATTGTTGGAATGATGTATTTCTTTATGATTCGTCCGGCTAGAAAACAACAACAGCAGCGTCAAGAGTTGATGAATTCTGTGGCTGTGGGAGATAAAGTGGTCATGATTTCTGGCCTTCATGGGGTGGTTCACGCCATCGATGCTTCTCTGGTTACGATTAATTGTGAAGGAATCTTTTTAGAATTTGAACGGACAAGTATTGCTCGTGTCTTAAAAGATACGGCAGCAGAAGATTCTCAAGCGTGTCCAGAAGAGGAAGAAGCCAAAGGGGAAGAAGTAGAAACTTCCGAACAAGAGTCAGAAGACTAA
- a CDS encoding post-transcriptional regulator, with amino-acid sequence MLSKWQWALLNPSLDKKVKEFHQAGYPEIKREDLINYLKNYVWKRQSPTTYLKKLQTIKEVTCNRYFDYLQLQATSCKSRSLEEINIDSLL; translated from the coding sequence ATGTTATCTAAGTGGCAGTGGGCTTTATTAAATCCCAGTTTGGATAAGAAAGTTAAGGAATTCCATCAAGCAGGGTATCCAGAAATTAAGCGAGAAGACTTGATCAATTATTTAAAAAATTATGTTTGGAAACGTCAGTCTCCCACAACGTATTTGAAAAAATTACAAACGATCAAAGAGGTAACCTGTAATCGGTATTTTGATTATTTACAATTACAAGCTACCTCCTGTAAGTCAAGATCTCTAGAAGAAATCAATATCGATTCCTTGCTTTAA
- the dinB gene encoding DNA polymerase IV, with the protein MRRIGVLEFEEPKIEATRKILHVDMDAFYASIEQRDNPALRGQPVVIARNPKESSGKGVVATASYEARKFGIHSAMSASEAYRLCPHAHFIRGRHDYYRQVGEEVRQIFAQYTSLIEPLSIDEAFLDVTENYQQLPYAMDVAQQIQRKIAHDLHLTCSVGVSYNKFLAKLGSDYHKPQGMTVITPKKALAFLGQLPIEKFYGVGKRSAEKMHQLKIYTGEDLRKLSQEECLTYFGKAGLSLYERVRGVDNRQVKTNRQRKSNGRERTFYPFLYYDKEVEEMLRWLSQQVSDSLMTKGLKGQTLTLKIRYENFETLTRQKSLDDSVNSYEDIYYHAQDLWEQWGQAERGVRLLGITVSDLVSVEYENIRLPL; encoded by the coding sequence ATGAGACGAATCGGTGTTTTAGAATTTGAAGAGCCAAAGATTGAAGCAACCCGAAAAATCCTTCATGTTGATATGGATGCTTTTTATGCTTCAATAGAACAAAGAGATAATCCCGCTCTTCGTGGTCAACCTGTTGTGATTGCGCGTAATCCAAAAGAATCGAGTGGAAAAGGAGTGGTGGCAACGGCTTCTTATGAGGCTCGAAAGTTTGGTATTCATTCAGCAATGAGTGCTTCAGAAGCTTATCGTTTATGTCCACACGCTCATTTTATTAGGGGAAGGCATGATTATTATCGACAGGTAGGAGAAGAAGTTCGCCAAATTTTTGCACAATATACCTCTTTAATTGAACCTTTGTCTATTGATGAAGCTTTTCTAGATGTGACAGAGAATTATCAACAGCTCCCTTATGCTATGGATGTTGCTCAACAGATTCAAAGAAAGATTGCTCATGACTTGCATCTAACTTGTAGCGTAGGAGTATCTTATAATAAGTTTTTAGCCAAATTGGGATCTGATTATCATAAACCACAGGGCATGACTGTGATTACGCCCAAAAAAGCTTTAGCTTTTTTGGGACAGCTTCCCATTGAAAAATTTTACGGTGTAGGGAAACGGTCCGCTGAAAAAATGCATCAGCTAAAAATTTATACGGGGGAAGATTTAAGAAAATTGAGTCAGGAAGAGTGCTTGACTTATTTTGGCAAGGCGGGGTTGTCGCTGTATGAAAGAGTAAGAGGAGTTGACAATCGACAAGTTAAGACTAATCGCCAAAGAAAGTCAAATGGTAGGGAGAGAACCTTCTATCCCTTTCTGTATTATGATAAAGAAGTAGAAGAAATGTTACGCTGGTTGTCTCAGCAAGTGTCTGACAGTTTGATGACGAAAGGACTTAAAGGGCAGACCCTCACTTTGAAGATACGTTATGAAAATTTTGAAACGCTGACTCGCCAAAAATCCCTGGATGATTCTGTGAATAGTTATGAGGATATCTATTATCATGCTCAAGATTTGTGGGAGCAATGGGGACAAGCAGAACGAGGTGTGCGATTATTGGGTATTACAGTGAGTGATCTGGTTTCTGTTGAATATGAAAATATCCGGTTGCCATTGTAA
- a CDS encoding DRTGG domain-containing protein: MATKHEQVIDYIRKIPVNHEISVRRIARDLSVSEGTAYRGIKAAEMKGLVKTKDRVGTVRIEQSLAYRHQNISVRDVVALTDAKILGGSLGLDYVVQDFIVGAMKEESIISYLKENLLLITGNRENVQKLSLNHGIPVIITGGFQTTQEVIDLADEKKIPIVSVTYDTYSVVKIINKVLSERAVQRNLVLVEDIYVPLKKVKFLRENETVAEYWELSRRTTHSRYPVVNDEGEVVGVVSAKDLFNTTPFTSIHSIMTKNPLVAKLNMSVASVTQLMLWDNLEMVPVVNEENQLVGLMSRQDVLYTMQFTRQSSDNDYRLEALINDKIKSLTTDEGQTYYQFTSDGSFGSNLGTLSETLLGAIIAFVGHRYVYEQFNEFGVLEAFNYFYFEAVDFNKSIQIYPELIYQTRRNCKLSIIVKYGKAKIASAVISLNMLIKK, from the coding sequence ATGGCCACAAAACATGAACAAGTGATTGACTATATTCGAAAAATTCCTGTAAACCATGAAATTTCTGTTCGAAGAATTGCGAGAGACCTCTCTGTTTCTGAAGGAACTGCCTATAGAGGAATTAAAGCTGCAGAAATGAAGGGATTGGTCAAGACGAAAGATCGGGTGGGAACTGTCCGAATTGAACAATCTCTTGCTTATAGGCATCAGAATATTTCGGTGAGAGATGTAGTGGCTTTAACTGATGCGAAAATATTAGGGGGAAGTTTGGGATTAGATTATGTGGTTCAAGACTTTATTGTAGGGGCCATGAAAGAAGAATCCATTATTTCTTACTTAAAAGAAAATCTTTTGTTAATTACGGGAAATAGAGAAAATGTCCAAAAACTCTCCTTAAATCATGGGATTCCTGTGATTATTACGGGAGGTTTTCAGACCACACAAGAAGTCATAGATCTTGCGGATGAGAAGAAGATTCCTATAGTGAGTGTGACTTATGATACCTATTCTGTAGTTAAGATTATTAATAAGGTTTTATCTGAACGTGCGGTTCAACGGAATTTAGTTTTGGTAGAAGATATTTACGTTCCCTTAAAAAAAGTGAAGTTTTTAAGAGAGAATGAAACCGTAGCGGAATATTGGGAGCTTAGTCGTCGGACCACTCATTCCCGATATCCGGTGGTGAATGATGAAGGAGAAGTAGTTGGAGTGGTTTCTGCTAAGGATTTATTTAATACCACACCTTTTACCTCCATTCACTCCATTATGACTAAAAATCCCCTCGTTGCTAAATTAAATATGAGTGTTGCAAGTGTGACCCAGTTAATGCTATGGGATAATTTGGAAATGGTCCCTGTAGTTAATGAGGAGAATCAGTTAGTGGGATTAATGTCTCGACAAGATGTTTTGTATACCATGCAATTTACCCGACAAAGTTCAGATAATGATTACCGCTTAGAGGCTTTAATTAATGACAAGATTAAAAGTTTAACGACGGATGAAGGGCAAACGTACTATCAATTTACGAGCGACGGTTCTTTTGGAAGTAATTTAGGGACACTTTCAGAAACTTTACTAGGAGCGATCATTGCGTTTGTGGGACATCGATATGTTTATGAACAATTTAATGAATTTGGAGTGCTGGAAGCCTTTAATTATTTCTATTTTGAGGCTGTAGATTTTAATAAATCTATTCAGATTTATCCAGAACTTATTTATCAAACACGTAGGAATTGCAAACTTTCTATTATCGTGAAATATGGGAAAGCCAAGATTGCTTCGGCGGTCATTTCACTTAATATGCTAATAAAGAAATAA
- a CDS encoding DHH family phosphoesterase — translation MFQEIMQAIKAYDTIILHRHVRPDPDALGSQMGLKAVLEATFPDKRVLAAGQNEPSLALFGEMDDIQDEDFKGALAIISDTANVERIDDQRYQLADKIIKVDHHPDREPYGDISYVDDQASAACEIWAEWLLEHKEELKMTDLAARNFFLGIVGDTGRFLYDNTSPKTLQLAAQLRAYDFKASELMQGMMTESLGQVRLKGYVLNNFILSEDGLVNTVDIPQEVLKKLGVSEAESHNIVQTPGMVEGVLAWIIFVAQADGSYRCRIRSKGPAINQVAEAHNGGGHAKASGASVYSQEEKEEMIEELHQAVKAFLSSQEK, via the coding sequence ATGTTTCAAGAGATTATGCAAGCGATTAAAGCCTATGATACGATTATTTTACATCGGCACGTTCGACCAGACCCAGATGCTTTAGGGTCTCAAATGGGATTAAAGGCAGTCCTGGAGGCAACTTTTCCGGATAAAAGGGTTCTTGCAGCAGGGCAAAATGAACCTAGTCTCGCTCTTTTTGGGGAAATGGATGATATTCAGGATGAAGATTTCAAAGGAGCTCTAGCTATTATTTCAGACACAGCGAATGTGGAAAGAATTGATGATCAACGTTATCAACTTGCTGATAAAATTATAAAAGTGGATCATCATCCTGATCGGGAGCCTTATGGGGATATTTCTTATGTGGATGATCAAGCGAGTGCGGCTTGTGAAATATGGGCAGAATGGTTGCTGGAACACAAAGAAGAATTAAAAATGACCGACTTAGCTGCAAGGAATTTCTTTTTAGGAATAGTGGGAGATACTGGGCGGTTCTTGTATGATAATACCTCTCCTAAAACTTTACAGTTAGCTGCTCAATTAAGGGCCTATGATTTTAAGGCTTCTGAATTGATGCAGGGGATGATGACAGAAAGCTTAGGCCAAGTCCGATTGAAAGGGTATGTCTTAAATAACTTTATTTTGAGTGAAGATGGTTTGGTGAATACGGTGGATATTCCTCAAGAAGTCTTGAAGAAATTGGGAGTAAGTGAGGCGGAGTCCCATAATATTGTTCAAACCCCAGGCATGGTTGAAGGGGTCTTGGCTTGGATCATTTTTGTGGCACAAGCAGATGGAAGTTATCGGTGCCGCATTCGTTCCAAAGGCCCTGCAATTAATCAAGTGGCAGAAGCTCACAATGGAGGAGGTCACGCTAAGGCAAGTGGTGCCTCTGTTTATAGTCAAGAGGAGAAAGAAGAAATGATTGAAGAATTACATCAAGCCGTTAAAGCCTTCCTTTCTTCCCAAGAAAAGTAA
- the zwf gene encoding glucose-6-phosphate dehydrogenase, producing the protein MRQQVSGIIVLFGASGDLAQRKLYPSLFHLFQQGWLSKRFALIGTARRPWTDEHFHEIIVNSIIAYNQDDSIREEAQKFAKHFFYVSNDASKTDDYLLLKEKMVDLQKTYQTDKNFLYYFSIVPSLFEITSKNLKETGTTSLEGNHRVILEKPFGTDLASAISLNKALNISFHENDIYRIDHYVGKETVLNIWATRQFNPFLEAVWNNQYIDHFQITLSENLPVGTRGGYYDQTGALLDMFQNHILQVLSFVGMDLPKDIKEIHQSKEAFLRQIPSFTLETTQKQIVRGQYSEDLSNIYLAYRDIPEVDSSSTTETFVAGKIEVNSPRWSGTPFYFRTGKALSSGKYTVVEAVLKDSSSGNSLPNRFTFLIHPKKGIEISMNQKALKGHFAPQIIRLTPDQSLTGKQEPSESYEILIYYAFLGNQMLFTTWEELKEQWRIADSIKAAWAALPAPDFPNYAANTLGPDDAIALIEKDHRKWVSKRYNT; encoded by the coding sequence ATGCGACAACAAGTTTCAGGTATTATTGTACTTTTTGGCGCTTCTGGTGATTTAGCTCAACGTAAATTGTATCCCTCCTTATTTCATCTTTTTCAACAAGGATGGCTCAGTAAACGTTTTGCTTTAATCGGAACCGCTCGACGACCATGGACGGATGAACATTTCCATGAAATTATTGTCAATTCTATTATTGCTTATAATCAAGACGATTCTATCCGAGAAGAAGCTCAAAAGTTTGCTAAGCATTTCTTCTATGTTTCAAATGATGCTTCGAAAACCGATGATTATCTTCTCCTTAAAGAAAAAATGGTAGATCTGCAAAAAACTTATCAAACCGATAAGAATTTCCTCTACTACTTTTCTATTGTCCCTAGTCTTTTTGAAATCACTTCAAAGAATCTAAAAGAAACTGGGACCACCTCTTTAGAAGGTAATCACAGAGTTATCCTTGAGAAACCTTTCGGTACAGACTTAGCTTCCGCTATTTCTTTAAATAAGGCTTTGAATATTTCCTTCCATGAAAACGATATTTATCGTATTGATCACTACGTAGGCAAAGAAACCGTCCTCAATATTTGGGCCACTCGCCAATTCAACCCCTTCTTAGAAGCAGTCTGGAATAATCAATATATTGATCACTTCCAAATTACTCTTTCTGAAAATCTACCAGTAGGGACTCGAGGCGGTTATTATGACCAAACAGGTGCCCTACTTGATATGTTCCAAAATCATATTCTTCAAGTTTTGTCTTTCGTTGGAATGGACCTTCCTAAAGACATTAAAGAAATTCATCAAAGTAAGGAAGCTTTTCTTCGTCAGATTCCCAGTTTCACATTAGAAACTACTCAAAAGCAAATCGTTCGTGGACAATATAGTGAAGATCTGTCTAATATTTATCTGGCTTACCGAGATATTCCAGAAGTCGATTCTTCAAGCACAACAGAAACCTTTGTAGCTGGTAAAATCGAAGTCAACTCACCTCGTTGGTCAGGAACACCTTTCTATTTCCGAACAGGTAAAGCCTTATCCAGCGGAAAATATACCGTCGTAGAAGCCGTTCTCAAAGACAGCTCCTCTGGGAATTCTCTGCCTAATCGATTCACTTTTCTTATTCACCCAAAAAAAGGAATAGAAATCTCAATGAATCAAAAGGCTCTTAAGGGACACTTTGCTCCACAAATTATTCGCTTAACGCCAGACCAATCTCTTACAGGGAAACAAGAGCCAAGTGAATCCTATGAAATTCTGATTTACTATGCTTTCTTGGGTAACCAGATGCTCTTTACCACTTGGGAAGAATTAAAAGAACAATGGCGGATTGCAGATTCTATTAAAGCAGCTTGGGCTGCTCTCCCTGCCCCTGACTTTCCTAACTATGCTGCAAATACCTTAGGCCCAGACGATGCTATAGCACTTATTGAAAAAGATCATCGCAAATGGGTCTCTAAACGCTATAACACCTAG
- a CDS encoding DEAD/DEAH box helicase produces the protein MTFEDYHFKPFIQRALEELGFQKATPIQEAVIPLIKEGKSVVAQSRTGSGKTHSFLLPLMDRMAYGQGTQLVITAPSRELADQLFQAARQIAAQSEQALRIERAYGGTDSKRQLEHLSKYQPEIVIGTPGRLLALVKAQAIDIHKVKAFVVDEADMTLDMGFLATVDQIAGRMPEDLQMAVFSATIPDKLRPFLKKYLQSPEWVKIDNKALISPSIRNILFPLRGRNKDQLLLEILTVGHPYLVLIFANTIDKVEHLYQLLKKEGLAVAKIHGDLPSRERRRVMRQIQNLEYQYVVATDLAARGIDIEGVSHVVNYEIPKELEFFIHRVGRTGRKGQKGIAITFYHPDQQAAIEWLEKRGIQFESMDLKRGEWVKVTDHKERQLRRDRHKEDVDHVVKGMVNRSKKQQVKPGYKQKLKRNIKEYKHKKYNQKQRQKARDQRKANKEKFK, from the coding sequence ATGACATTTGAAGATTATCATTTTAAACCATTTATTCAGCGCGCATTAGAGGAATTAGGCTTCCAGAAAGCTACCCCTATTCAAGAAGCGGTGATTCCCCTTATAAAAGAAGGAAAGAGTGTAGTTGCCCAGAGCCGAACGGGATCAGGGAAAACACACTCCTTTCTGCTTCCTTTGATGGATCGCATGGCGTATGGACAAGGAACGCAATTGGTGATTACAGCACCAAGTCGGGAGTTAGCGGATCAATTGTTTCAAGCTGCCCGACAAATTGCGGCTCAATCTGAGCAAGCTCTTCGGATTGAACGGGCTTATGGGGGAACAGACAGTAAGAGACAATTAGAACATTTATCCAAATATCAACCGGAAATCGTGATTGGAACGCCTGGTCGCTTATTGGCTTTAGTGAAGGCACAAGCGATTGATATTCATAAAGTTAAAGCCTTTGTGGTTGATGAAGCAGATATGACTTTGGATATGGGATTCTTGGCTACAGTTGACCAGATTGCGGGACGTATGCCTGAAGATTTACAAATGGCTGTATTTTCTGCGACCATTCCAGATAAATTACGCCCATTTCTCAAAAAATATTTACAGAGCCCTGAATGGGTAAAAATTGACAATAAAGCTTTGATCTCTCCAAGCATCCGTAATATCTTATTCCCCTTAAGAGGGAGAAATAAGGATCAACTTTTATTAGAAATTTTGACAGTGGGTCATCCTTATTTAGTATTAATTTTTGCGAATACGATTGATAAAGTAGAGCATCTTTATCAACTATTGAAGAAAGAAGGATTGGCAGTTGCTAAAATTCACGGAGATCTTCCTAGTAGAGAACGCCGTCGCGTGATGAGACAAATTCAAAATTTGGAGTATCAGTATGTCGTGGCGACAGACCTTGCGGCAAGAGGGATTGATATTGAAGGAGTCTCTCATGTGGTGAATTATGAAATTCCTAAAGAGCTAGAGTTCTTTATTCATCGCGTAGGTCGAACAGGACGTAAAGGACAAAAGGGAATAGCGATTACTTTCTATCATCCAGACCAACAAGCAGCGATTGAATGGTTGGAAAAAAGAGGCATTCAATTTGAAAGCATGGATCTTAAACGAGGAGAGTGGGTGAAGGTCACTGATCATAAAGAACGCCAGCTTCGTCGAGATCGACATAAAGAAGATGTAGACCATGTTGTCAAAGGAATGGTGAATCGCAGTAAAAAACAACAAGTGAAACCAGGATACAAACAAAAATTAAAGCGGAATATTAAAGAATATAAACATAAAAAATATAATCAAAAACAACGCCAAAAAGCTCGAGATCAACGCAAAGCTAATAAAGAAAAATTTAAATAA
- a CDS encoding DUF1189 family protein translates to MKLLILFQISFFSLKRVLTIYIKRMESWAFFLLLTLFLTLPVYFPTYKAMTVLEDNGQSIIASLPDFTIENQKLKTDNHSPFINQTDLITYAYDPNDTLSEDTLRKQNPQGLILMTQSSRVLVSFLGHTRTLPYSTYENKLSSQEQKDLIYSFSHLSRWVYVLAFFAIFTFFGLQIALIAVLISWISSQTTFSKNSHLTFEARFVYALLAIGPVVLFTALATGAGYPIPFYFSFIFLVGLIRLLLFFERFKNVTITPEFTKHFKRFLKISDDLDIDAMNFLDKLKKYQINHKEDFDKKEDFIKKGESMIDKILDSDDNIKESDPSDKDSSKEKKEPKDF, encoded by the coding sequence ATGAAATTATTAATTCTCTTTCAAATTAGCTTTTTTTCCTTAAAAAGAGTATTAACCATTTATATCAAGCGTATGGAAAGCTGGGCCTTCTTTTTATTGTTAACTCTATTTCTTACTTTGCCAGTATATTTTCCTACTTACAAAGCAATGACTGTTTTAGAAGATAACGGTCAAAGCATTATTGCCTCTCTTCCTGACTTCACCATTGAAAACCAAAAACTAAAAACAGATAATCATTCCCCATTTATCAATCAAACAGATCTCATAACCTATGCTTACGATCCTAACGATACGTTATCTGAAGACACCCTCCGGAAACAGAATCCTCAAGGTCTCATTCTTATGACCCAAAGTTCGAGAGTTCTCGTCTCCTTCTTAGGGCATACACGAACCTTACCTTATTCCACATATGAAAACAAACTATCCAGTCAAGAACAAAAAGACCTCATCTATTCATTTAGTCACTTATCGCGTTGGGTATATGTTTTAGCCTTTTTCGCTATCTTTACCTTTTTCGGTCTTCAAATCGCTCTCATCGCAGTTCTCATCTCTTGGATATCTAGTCAAACAACCTTCTCTAAAAATTCACATTTGACTTTTGAAGCCCGCTTTGTCTACGCCTTGTTAGCCATAGGGCCAGTTGTTTTATTTACTGCTTTAGCCACAGGTGCAGGCTATCCCATTCCTTTTTACTTTTCATTTATCTTCTTAGTTGGCTTGATTCGATTATTGTTGTTTTTTGAAAGATTTAAAAACGTTACAATTACTCCGGAATTCACGAAACATTTTAAGCGCTTTTTGAAAATATCGGATGACTTAGATATCGATGCTATGAACTTCCTAGATAAACTAAAAAAATATCAAATCAATCATAAAGAAGATTTCGATAAAAAGGAAGACTTTATAAAAAAAGGAGAATCTATGATAGATAAAATTTTAGATTCTGACGACAATATTAAGGAATCCGATCCATCAGATAAAGATTCCTCTAAAGAAAAAAAAGAGCCTAAAGATTTTTAA
- a CDS encoding class I SAM-dependent methyltransferase, giving the protein MALFDAIADSYDEWYLKPFGQFIDEVESELAFSIFKVEKGMKILDLGCGTGNYTLRLAEEGAEVTGADLSEKMLQQAKQKAAKRHQKIDFIPMDMNHLKLKEEEYDAIFSMTAVEFVEDLEDFLTACLKGVKPGGKVLLGTITASGTFGKAYQARKNSIYEAAKFRDLEDLQKVYASYIIGSSEGLYLELGDKEASDYRKRDEERKKVNSASFACALWQKPITKEN; this is encoded by the coding sequence ATGGCCTTATTTGATGCGATCGCAGACAGTTATGATGAGTGGTATTTAAAACCTTTTGGGCAGTTCATTGATGAAGTAGAATCAGAACTTGCTTTTTCAATTTTTAAAGTAGAAAAAGGTATGAAAATTTTAGATTTGGGATGCGGAACAGGCAATTATACTCTTCGCTTAGCTGAGGAAGGGGCCGAGGTAACAGGGGCAGATCTTTCTGAGAAAATGCTACAGCAAGCCAAACAGAAAGCAGCTAAAAGACATCAAAAGATTGATTTTATTCCAATGGATATGAATCATTTGAAGCTCAAAGAGGAAGAGTATGATGCTATTTTTTCTATGACAGCAGTTGAATTTGTGGAAGATTTAGAAGATTTTTTGACTGCTTGCTTGAAAGGGGTAAAGCCGGGTGGAAAGGTTTTACTTGGAACGATTACAGCCTCTGGAACTTTTGGAAAAGCTTACCAAGCACGGAAAAATTCCATCTATGAGGCCGCTAAGTTCCGAGATTTGGAAGATTTACAAAAAGTTTACGCATCGTATATTATAGGGAGTTCGGAAGGCTTATATTTAGAGCTAGGGGATAAAGAAGCTTCTGATTATAGAAAACGGGACGAAGAGAGAAAAAAAGTGAATTCTGCCAGCTTTGCTTGTGCTCTTTGGCAAAAACCCATAACAAAGGAAAACTAA